A window from Cryptomeria japonica chromosome 1, Sugi_1.0, whole genome shotgun sequence encodes these proteins:
- the LOC131032342 gene encoding cullin-1-like, whose protein sequence is MDREELDTLQNAIAKVKQIVEGKIPSGLVPRTLIYNEIYEKCYKVPRTLMQAQYEKTLEDHINSTVAPALRGKEDELLLKEVRKQWEYYNRMVSILLKWVFFKLARKYSMIFSKPDEAAQRYFNEVLRSNVQAAIMLQINKVREGESILDGTVLNNVLRMLLDLGMDISYSRKAASWIWICEGWKKKQLQCIVCIRVAKLGM, encoded by the coding sequence ATGGATAGGGAAGAGTTGGATACGTTGCAAAATGCAATTGCAAAGGTTAAGCAAATCGTCGAAGGGAAGATCCCATCTGGTCTTGTGCCTCGCACTTTGATTTATAATGAAATCTACGAAAAGTGCTATAAAGTGCCTCGCACTTTGATGCAGGCTCAATATGAGAAAACTTTAGAAGATCATATCAATTCAACAGTTGCACCCGCACTGAGGGGGAAAGAAGATGAGCTTCTGTTGAAAGAAGTTAGAAAGCAATGGGAATATTACAATCGAATGGTTAGCATTTTATTGAAATGGGTGTTTTTTAAATTGGCCCGTAAGTATTCTATGATCTTCTCAAAACCCGACGAAGCTGCTCAGAGATACTTCAACGAAGTTTTGCGAAGTAATGTGCAGGCTGCTATTATGCTTCAAATTAATAAAGTGCGAGAGGGCGAGAGCATTCTGGATGGGACTGTATTGAATAATGTTTTGCGTATGCTGTTGGATCTTGGGATGGACATATCCTATTCTAGAAAGGCTGCTTCATGGATATGGATATGTGAAGGTTGGAAAAAGAAACAATTGCAATGCATTGTTTGCATCAGAGTAGCCAAACTAGGTATGTAG
- the LOC131032343 gene encoding cullin-1-like, which translates to MAAFQSFCNQQVAGNSIWELFVTFCDNIFTNRNMAYSDVEDALEKVAKIFPYIYDKDMVADFYRKKLADRLLSHKNSHADYEKSMLLKLRFECGRQFTFKMVGMLTDRALAVKIQSNFEEYPSQNPLHPCSGIEFSVTVLTSGFWPSYRSPESLLLPVEMVRHLESFTEFYIRENMNRRLTWKYSLGTCIIIGRFDQGEIQIVGTTFQTSALLLFNVEERLSFSEVKSQLNLEVQDTVALLNSLACSKYKIQCKIPDTEPVIETDCFESNANFYSKNRKIRLPAPTANVKENVGKAVFQDRHHIIDASIVRIMKSRETLAHKELVMQCIEQVKDMFKPDVKQVKKRIENLIDRKYLQRDKENPEMYIYLP; encoded by the coding sequence ATGGCAGCCTTTCAGAGTTTTTGCAATCAACAAGTTGCAggaaacagtatttgggaattgtTTGTCACATTTTGTGACAACATTTTCACAAATAGAAACATGGCATATTCAGATGTTGAAGATGCCCTTGAGAAGGTTGCAAAGATCTTTCCCTACATCtatgacaaagacatggttgcAGATTTTTATAGGAAGAAACTCGCAGATAGGCTTTTGTCCCATAAAAATTCACATGCTGATTATGAAAAAAGCATGTTATTAAAGCTGAGGTTTGAGTGTGGACGGCAATTTACATTTAAAATGGTGGGCATGCTTACTGATAGGGCATTGGCAGTAAAAATCCAATCAAACTTTGAGGAATACCCCAGTCAGAATCCTCTTCATCCATGTTCTGGAATAGAATTCTCTGTTACAGTTTTGACATCTGGATTCTGGCCAAGCTATAGGTCACCTGAATCACTTCTCCTTCCTGTTGAAATGGTGAGACATTTAGAGTCATTCACAGAGTTCTATATCAGAGAAAACATGAACAGAAGACTAACATGGAAATATTCTCTGGGAACGTGCATTATTATTGGAAGATTTGACCAAGGTGAAATTCAAATAGTTGGAACAACTTTTCAAACAAGTGCACTATTGTTGTTCAATGTAGAAGAGAGGTTAAGTTTTTCAGAAGTTAAATCCCAGTTGAATTTGGAAGTTCAAGATACAGTTGCATTGCTGAATTCCCTTGCATGTTCAAAATACAAAATTCAGTGTAAAATTCCAGATACAGAACCAGTGATAGAAACCGATTGTTTTGAATCCAATGCAAACTTCTATAGTAAAAATAGGAAGATCCGACTTCCAGCACCCACAGCTAATGTAAAAGAAAATGTTGGGAAGGCTGTGTTTCAAGATAGACATCACATAATTGATGCTTCGATTGTAAGAATTATGAAGAGCAGAGAAACATTAGCGCATAAGGAATTAGTGATGCAATGCATTGAACAGGTTAAAGACATGTTCAAGCCAGATGTGAAACAAGTTAAAAAGAGAATTGAAAATCTTATAGATAGGAAATATTTACAGAGAGATAAAGAAAATCCTGAAATGTACATTTACTTGCCTTGA